From Taeniopygia guttata chromosome 3, bTaeGut7.mat, whole genome shotgun sequence:
ATTACTTAAGGAAGATACTTTGAATGCAGTAGTTTGGAATAACGGAGGTTTTGGGGGCTTAAACACCAAAGTGTTGGGTTTTACCTTGTTTTTATAGCCCTTGTTTGCAGTGGCGCCCTTTGGGTACCCTTAAATatgtcatttatgttggactGGTAGTAGCATTCTAGACTAAATAAAAGAGGTTGAATAGGTAAAACTTGGTAAAACCTGCTGTAACTAACTTTTTTAGTAGAAAACAATGGATAAGAAATATGACTCTAAAACTTTCTTGGGGAATACTTTGCATTctagaagagaaacagaagaacacTCTTGCTGAGTGGTGTTCAGCTCTAGATAACACTAACAAAGGGACATCTCGGAGACAAAAATCAGTTCCAAGGACAAATGAGGAGTACAAATGGTTGGATGATGGTGGTGACACAGTATTTAATTAACTGgtaagttttttcttttgtcgGAAGAGATGTTTATATTTGTGTTGTATTCTAgccatttaaaatctgttttctacaGTTCTGTTGAGTCTTTCAGGATATTAACGTATTTTAAAGATTACTTGATTAGGATGAACTGCTCTAGCTGAAGTGTGCTCTTCAGATAGGGTGGTTGcacacagcttttcctcagaTCAAATGGCTTGACTGCCATTGTGTTCGTACTTGCATATGACAAAATCAGTGCATTAACTGATACCTGAGTTAGGTATATCTACACTGATATATTTGGGTTTCTGttgctgctgggaaaaataaCCATTCCAATTCTTTGTGGGTAATGTATAAGAATAAAGACAACTCTTGGAAGAGATTAAGCTTTCAATATTGTTTTTTAtcttcagactgaaaaagaTGTGAATTGCCTTGAATCGTGGATAGTAAAAGAAATGGATTCCTGTCTTTCTGACATCTGGTTGCATAAAGATATTGATTTGTTTGCTCAGCtgttaaatcttattttaactgaaaatgtcAGTGGTAAGTTTCATGTgttattacataaaaaaaagcaacctcAAATTTACTTAGATTTTTATGGCTACTTTTATCTCCAGTTTCAAATGGTGTTACCTTTGCATTCTGATGCCGACTGAAAAAATGGTAGGGCTAGCAGAAATAATGGGTTGTTTAGTTAGTTGTTGTTTTGAAGTATTGACAGAAGTGTGTTTCTAAAACAGTGTAGAATTCATATGAACTAACTTCAGAGATAAAGTGAGGAAACAAATTCTCTTTGGGCTGGAATTTGAAAGCAATATTTGTACTATatttagatgaaaaaataacatttctcttggttttgctggatttttttttcttttacttctcaGTTGATTATAGGCACAGTGAAACTGGTGCAACTGCTCTGATGATTTCTTCAGGGAGAGGCTTTTTGAGTCAAGTAGAACAGTTGATCAGCATGGGAGCAAGTATCCACTGCAAATCATCTAATGGCTGGTAAAAACAGAGAAACCAAAACATAGATTTATGTGTCAATataggagagagaaagaaaattgtttaaCATCTAAATTAATTTGCTAACTTATCACACTGCTGTAAGAACTATAGATTTTGACAGCCTCAACAATTTCTAACTCCTGATAATCacattgttttctgtaaattctAAATTGAATTCTTAATTACATGGTCTTGATTATGAGCTATAAACTTTGTTTCAGTAGGTCTTATTTAAGATACTGGTTAGCAGAACAACTGTAATCTACTGAATTGGACCAAAATATTTGGCAATTCCTATTTTCATGGAGTTACCCATATCAGAAGATCTTTCTGTTATGTTTCTAAATATATTGtagcatgtaaaaatatttgtgaatctGTAGAAACTCAGGTTTTGTGGTCATGGATTATGTCTTCATATAAACAGGGAAGTACAGTAAATAATTGTTGTATGGAATGATAAGAATTAGGATTCCAGGGGTCTGATATTTGGTACTAACATTTGAAAAAACTTGGGAAGGAATGCAGTTTAAAGATAAAACAGTGAACTGCATCGTGAGGAGGACAGCTTCTGAAAGACATGAAATAGCCAAATGTTATGCCTGGGGTGTGACCTTTTGAGATGACTTCAAGGATACTGCAAACAGGCAGGTCTGATCTCTGCACCTTGTTGTGGACTTTTTAAAGGAAtggcactttcttcctcctcacttCCTTGTGCATGTTTGCTCCTGTGTAAAACGGACATTCTTTTGTGGTAAAGAACTGTAGTCACCTAAAAGTCAGACAGCTGTTAACACCTATTCATGCACTTTCAAATGGGAAGTTGCAGATCCAGCAATAACAGTACGGATGTCAGTACAGAAATGGGTACAAAAGTCTGGTGTCAATTGCCTCTCCTGATGCGCTCTTCATATTCATCTTTTGAAGGGAAAAGTctaataaaaatacttgtgCAACTATTTCAGGATGGCTGTGGACTGGGCTAGGCACTTTGGACAGACGGAGGTTGTTCATCTGTTGGAATCCTACAGGTCAGTTGTAACTGTTTTGCAGAATCAGTTGTATATGATATACAAACGGTTGTGATGGGAAATTTGAGGTTTCTGTTCTTTTAATCAGAAcaggttttagcttttcatGGTCTAAAATCTGGACTTAATGGCAAGACCTCTTTTTACGAATaggaatatttcaaaaaataaacagcaaaaacGTTTGTACTTAGTATCATATTGTTTATGTTTGCACAACTTGCTAATTCTATACTTTTCACATGCTTACTTTGGAAACAAATCTGtcatgtgtttttatttatcctttttatATGCAATAggcatattaaagaaaatttacagaAGTAATGTGTACACTAGGCCATTCAAGAATGATTTTCTGATTAACTTACAGTTATCGTACTTGAGGTAGTGTTTTGTAAAGCTTATCTCTACTATAATTTCTCTTAGTGTAGTTTCTGCTAGTGGGAAATTTTTGGAGAACACGTatctcttaaatatttttacttgaaCAGATAAACGAGAAGTATCTTTATACTTTCCTTTGCTTATGGTTGTGTTTCAATGAAGTTGAAGAAAACTAAAGTTAACACTAATAAATAAAGTGGCATCCTTTACTGGGTTAACATTGAAATCAGTAAACAGTAATAGTATGGTGATTCCCTTCTGCTACACTTAAACATCAGAATTCAAGACCAATAGTCATATTGGTCTTGAACTAAGTTTGAGTGGATGGCTCAATGCAAACCCGAAGGGGCAGCCTTGATTCTGGTGTATTTTCCTGTTACAGCGCTTCATTCGGATTTGGAAACATGGATGAAAGTTCCCTGGTCCAAAAAAGTGCTAGTGACCTTAGTGCAGAGGACAGAGAGCTACTGACAGCTTATCATCACAGTTTTGATGATGAAAAAGTGGATCTGGATCTGATAATGCACTTACTTCACAGCATCTGTCATAGTTCAGATGCAGGTAGGTAAATACCTAACCAGTGGTTGTGGATTTGGCTTCTGATGAATCATGCTCTTTTTTCAGCAATCCACAAACGTTAAAACCTTCTGAGTGCTATTCGATAtgtatttgaattttctgtttaactttGCAAACCCACTTCCTTTTTTAGGagcaattttaatatttcttcctgGGTATGATGAGATAGTGAGCCTGAGAGACCGCATTGTTTTCGATGATAAGAGATTCACTGATAATGCTCACAGGTAAAACCTTTAGTTGCTGTGGCTTTTCATTGCTCCTTTTAAGGATCcttaaaatgttccttttgtCTTGCATTAGATACCAAGTTTTCATGCTTCATTCAAGTATGCAGACTTTGTACCAGAAGAAAGTGCTTGAAAGTCCACCTTTTGGCATTCGCAAAATTGCAAGTATTAGAGGACTTTTTCCAATGCCACAATGACCTATTTTGCCATTGCTTTTACAGTTATTACagttttggtggtttgggtttttttctttgcagattcTTTCTACTAATATTGCAGAAACCAGCATAACAGTCAGTGATGTGGTGTTTGTCATTGACTCAGGCAAGGTGAAAGAGGTAGGACTGCCATAAATTTTCCTAGTGTGATTCTAAAACACACAGTGCATAAATTTtggagaacttttttttttattcttatttatgACTTtacagtaaagtaaaaaaaagtttttactaGCTGAGAGCTAGTGCCTGTCAGGCAACAGTCCTTGCTGAAAAGTTTCAACATGCATTTGTTTTAAGACAAATACTGTAAGCTATCTGTctaaaaaacctttaaaatcttGAATTTCAAAAATTGTGGAGCATTAAGATACTAGAAAGGAGATACCCTCATTAATTCACTCAAAATTGAGAAGGTACCTTTGTGTCAGAAGCTGCTGTATATATTACTATTTCATACTTTTTAGAAAACTTCTGTTGGTAATCTAAATAACTAGTAACTTGTATTTCATGTACCCTATTGAGTTTTCAGTTTGcattcctttctttgtttttctagaaGTCTTTTGATGCACTGAGTCGTGTTACAATGGTAAAAATGGGGTGGATTTCAAAAGCCAGTGCTATCCAGAGAAAAGGCAGGTAATAAATGCCTCATAGTGGTTTCCATTTTGCAGATATCCACAGTCCTTTATGTTTAGAATAAAGCACACAACAGAATAGCTGTTTCTGGCCTAGTCCAGTGTTGTGTTGCATAGTGGCCAACACTCATTCTCTGCAGGTGAGTAGGCGTCAGCATGTATTTCCTTGGAATAATCTCCCAAGTTGTAGAAAAGTGACGCTCAGGCATTTCCCAAAGGTCTGGGTTGTTTTCCCCCCATTAATttgttctccttcctctttctcccatgTAGCACCAGCAGTCACAATGTCCAGTGGGGTGTTTTCACATCATGTCTGTCGGCAGAGGACTGCCTATTTCACTTTCTCCAAGCTATCCATGACTTAACAGGCCATGATTATATTCTTCCCAGCACTGTGGGTGAGGGCTCAGAAGTTTATGTAGCAACAAATGCCTGTTTAATCAATCATATTGGCATTAAGCTGCACATATGCACATAGATGTATATGACTGAGAGAATTTGCTGTCTCTCATTCACTCACAAGTTACTTCATCTTTATTCTACCTTTTACTCCAAGCATCACTTCTGTTTAGGGGATGTGAGGGGAAACAATAAAGTTTGCAACTGGTTCCTCACAACAAAGGATGATTGAGATTTGAACTGGTCTTAGGTtagcaaaaaacccacagcacttTACATTAGATaagccttgtttttctttcctccagatTTCTCAGTGTTGGgttaaaattacagtaaaaaattgCCACACTCTCAAAAATACTTCATGATTAGAAAACTCTCACTTTGTGTGTGACTTAACAACACTTTCTTCATAGTACTGCCTCTTCTTTCCATTCTGAGTTTCTGTGTCTGTTTGttggcttttggttttgtttttagaaagaaatcctcattttcacaaccttccatattttattttcaagggcTGGGCGCTGTCAGCCTGGAGTCTGCTTTCGTCTCTTCAGCAGGCTCCGATTTCAGAATATGTTGGAATTTCAATCTCCAGAACTTCTAAGAATGCCGCTTCAGGTGCATGTTCAGTTAGAAactataactttaaaaaatacaatgcCCTCAAACCATACTATTAATTGCAACAAATCATGTGTTTGGCGGCTGCTTCCAAATCTTGGtaatctttttttgttctgcctttTACCTTGCAGGAGATCTGTTTGTACACAAAAATTCTGGCTCCAATTAATTGTCCAATTGTAGACTTTCTTATGAAAGTGCCTGATCCTCCGCCTGCTGTAACTGTGAGAAATGCTGTGCATATGCTTAAGGTCAGAAAAGGAATAGGTTTAGATTGTAATTGTGTTTGATCCCAAATTTGTGGTGTAGCAGTTTACTGACTTCAGTTTGTACTGAAGCTGTTTTTAATTACTTAAGGATGTTTTGAAGTTTTGTTTAttgtctgttttcattttgtgtgtAGGGATGTGTTTTTCCATGTCAAGGGAAGAGAGTGCTTCAAAGTCTTGTCTCAGTTAATAGTTTGACTTGCTTCTGTAGTGTTTGGAAACAAGTCTAGTTAATGTCCATTATTCACAtcctttctgctttcactgTAAATTGATTTTGTCCACTGTacccatccccctctcctttatttgtttgtttgtttgtttatgaaCAGACCATAGATGCCATGGACCCTTGGGAAGATCTCACTGAGCTTGGTTATCACCTCACTGAATTACCTGTAGAGCCACACCTCGGTAAAATGGTGTTGTATGCTGTAGTTCTGAAGTGCCTGGATCCTGTTCTGACCATTGCCTGTGCTCTTGCCTGCCAAGACCCTTTTGTGCTGCCCACGCTGGCCTCCCAAAAGCGTGCAGCCGTGCTGTGCAGGAAGCGTTTTGCTGCCGGAACGTTCAGTGACCACatggccctgctcagggctttcCAGGTAGTCTTTCATTTCAGAGAGTACTAATCACAGCACATTCAAGCAAAATGCAGATGCACCAGTTGGATGTAGAGTGGCGGCGGACTGTGATTAAGTGCTCAGAGAAGACTTTCTTTTTGCCTAGTGCCTTTCCTGTGTAAGGCATTACTTGGCAGTCTGGCTGGTCCACAGAAGAGGGAACCGTTTTTGTAgtatgttttgtttcaaacatTATAAAATTTTGAATGTTCCAACAATGTGCCTCTTTGCATCCTACTACACTGAACTTTGAATCATGATCTTAATGTAATGatctttatttattgttttaacttGACATAATCATCACTGTAGTGAACATATAAAGAGAATCTAATtgttgaacagaaaaaataatctggtttGATACATTAACTTTTAGAGTGGCttttgcattcattttattgacataaatgtaatattttaaaaaaatgcagtttttagtTTAAGCCATTCAAATTAATAGGcaaatgtaaaaacattttcaggcaTGGCAGAAGGCACGCAGTGACGGCTGGGAGAGAGCCTTCTGTGAAAAGCACTTCCTATCCCAAGCCACAATGGAAACCATTGCAGGAATGAGAACACAGGTGCTTGGCCAGCTTAGAGCCTCAGGTAGAGAAGTTGGAAACAAttttaacattgttttaaaGTCAAGCATATAGAAATTGTAACAAAAATCGTGTCCACTGGTgtaattttccttaatttgaAATACACCTTCATGCACACATTCATGCAGGGTATGGTGCAGATGAGGAATTGTGGCTGATCTAACTGAAAGCACCCTCATCTCCACATGCCACTGCATTTCATGTTTTAATGAATTATTCCCATAGGAAATGTCTTTATATTGTACAAAATAGTGGTATTCTGTGTTAGTATGAAACCCCTTATCAGGAAGGATTTCAGTGTAATGGTTTCTTCTTGGTGCTGTTAAGGTTGGCAGTGGTGAAAAATGCAACAAAGAAGTCATTTATTTCACCTTTAGTTTCTGACTCCTTTTGAGAACCAAACACAAGCTAACATGGCACTGTTTTGTCTCTTTCATTTGTCAGGTTTTGTGAGAGCCAGAGGAGGAGCTGATATTAGAGATGTTAATACTAACTCTGAGAACTGGGCTGTAATTAAAGGTGCCTTAGTGGCCGGGATGTATCCCAATCTTGTGCATGTAGACAGAGACAGCCTGGTGTTGACGGAATCAAAGGAGACGAAAGTGCGATTTCATCCTACCTCTGTTCTTGGTCAGTCTCAGTATAAAAAGGTAAAGACACTTTGAATTCATAGTTCAAAAAAAAGGGCACTAAAATCTGTCACGTGTTTTAGAAACGTCTTTTCCTATTTGTCAGTACTTTAAAAGCAGTATAGGCATTTAACACTACAGCTTTAGAAAATACCGTTCTACCCAGCTGATAGAATTGGAGTTGATTcatttttccatcatttcaATTAGTCTTTTCTCTAGATGGAACAaggcaaaatgacaaaaaaactgCCCTgctataaaattgttttaaagatatAATGATCCCTATTCTTAAAAGCAAGTTTTTCTCTGAAACttttatttaacatttctttttaaagcaaaatattttgttttatcatgGTAGGATAATTTATGAATCTGGTTGAATTCTCTCACGCTTTTTTATGtgcatgtatatttttatatgtatataattgTATGTGTATTTAGTTCTCaaaatacagaatcatagaatggtttgggttgtaagggaccttaaagcttatctcattccaacccctgccacgggcagggacaccttccactagtccaggttgctcagagccccacccagcctggccttgagcactgccAGGTTGAGGCATCCATAGTGTCTCTggataaaatgagaaatacGTTCAAATTTACATTAATTACAGGTAGAGGGTATAATAGCCTGGTTTTACCTGCTCTTGCACAGATTGCCCCAGCAAATGGACAAGCTGCAGCCATCCAGGCTCTCCCTACAGACTGGCTTATATATGATGAAATGACGAGAGCTCACAAGACAGCAAACATCAGGTGCTGCTCTGTTGTGACACCTGTCACGGTGGCCCTCTTCTGTGGACCAGCCAGACTGCCAAGTAATGCCTTGCAGGCATCTTCATCCTTTCGAGGTACACTGGagtctggatttgggatgtttCCGTTGCTATACATCAGCGTGTGACatggaaaacttatttttcagtaatatttaatACATGTATTGGCTGATTCTGAAAATAGCGCTGTTATAATTCCTGCAGCTATTCAGGAAGAGTTTGTTGGTTCTGTAATAAATCTCTCCATTTTGGGATTCCTTACATATTCAAGTCCATAAATTACACAGTTGTAGGGTCTCAGAAACTGTAGTATAGTTTGTAAGGAAAGAATACAGCCACAGTGTCTAATGAGAACTGTAGTACTGGTACTGAGAAGTGTAGTATGCATGTTCTTTTTCTACAGACTACTTTATTTGATACATTGAACCAGATTATtcaaacagaataatttagaaaCAATCAATATGGCAAACACGTCATGTTGCTTCTAGCTAACACATACATTTTCAAGACATGTTCTactgataatttttaatttcagttaacTGTACTATTAACTGTGAGTAATAGAGAATATATagaaatttccttctttttttctgatttacatTGAGTCCTCTTGGAATGGAAGCAAAAATAACTGCTTCTAGTTGTCATAGTTTGAATCAAACTAAAAGTCCAACTTATTTCTAGAGCTTTCCTGTCTTGCTTTTAAACTGTGAACCTTAGAGTAGTGCTCATGTTGATTGAATTGcacttaagaaaaataaagaatccTAATTAATAGCTATatgtatagattttttttttttcttactagcTCTTTAGATCTGCTGTTTTACTAGGAAATAGAGGCATGTGTGATTTTGCAAACAGCTTTAGGCAAAAGTTGTATAGTGGCCTGTGGATACTG
This genomic window contains:
- the LOC140683626 gene encoding 3'-5' RNA helicase YTHDC2-like; amino-acid sequence: MAVDWARHFGQTEVVHLLESYSASFGFGNMDESSLVQKSASDLSAEDRELLTAYHHSFDDEKVDLDLIMHLLHSICHSSDAGAILIFLPGYDEIVSLRDRIVFDDKRFTDNAHRYQVFMLHSSMQTLYQKKVLESPPFGIRKIILSTNIAETSITVSDVVFVIDSGKVKEKSFDALSRVTMVKMGWISKASAIQRKGRAGRCQPGVCFRLFSRLRFQNMLEFQSPELLRMPLQEICLYTKILAPINCPIVDFLMKVPDPPPAVTVRNAVHMLKTIDAMDPWEDLTELGYHLTELPVEPHLGKMVLYAVVLKCLDPVLTIACALACQDPFVLPTLASQKRAAVLCRKRFAAGTFSDHMALLRAFQAWQKARSDGWERAFCEKHFLSQATMETIAGMRTQVLGQLRASGFVRARGGADIRDVNTNSENWAVIKGALVAGMYPNLVHVDRDSLVLTESKETKVRFHPTSVLGQSQYKKIAPANGQAAAIQALPTDWLIYDEMTRAHKTANIRCCSVVTPVTVALFCGPARLPSNALQASSSFRGRGVSNDSSDSEMEDKTSADLALLKLDEGLHLKLDPEAAGMLLQLRQKWHSLFLRRMRAPSKLWSEVDETTVRAITAVLSAEEQSAGLQQPSGIGQRPRPVTCEELPLASTWMSSNSRNSSTETELSDFSHAEKVSVKSTSPALHQPKKYKEKDILLSRQFSDDRSAQSSVKPADSSSYSNACATPSSPVSGKGLTAGLLAKGAKRS